A region of the Drosophila ananassae strain 14024-0371.13 chromosome XL, ASM1763931v2, whole genome shotgun sequence genome:
TCTGCCTGTGTAGATATAAAAAAATCGAACTaaactttttgtttgttgtttggctATGGATCGGATACGATCGGCTCGGATTGGTTTGGATTGTGTGAAGAACATGATAGTTTATGGTTTATAGCTATCTAAATATACGCCCGTGTGTGTACTTTTCAGTTCCACTGTGTGTTCTATTCTTCCTCCTAAGTGCACCCGAGAAGTTTACATTAATCCGAGAGAGTGGGAGGTGGGAGGATCTAAAGGGGGTGGGGGTGGTACTACTAGATTGGCATTGAATTCGAAATTCAAATTCACACAAAAGCCAGACGACGACGACGGGAAGTTTAAGTTTACTTTTGTAGTAAGGGGTCTCTGGGGGAAATTTTTGCATTAAAAATTCCCATCAGGTTTGAAGAgcaaaacatttcaaaaatattaatgGTTTTTACAGCGAAGAGATTATTCTTTTCTCTCTcttactatttattttttgtagtgTAGCCTAGTatggaaaacaaacaaaaatttgttcctttttttatattctcgGAATTGCTATTTTTtccgaaaatgaaaaattttcgattcgattcgaacAAATGACCCGCACTTTGACCCTTTTGAGTGAATGAAGGGGGTTCGTTGATTAATTAAGAATACGAAATTCTGACGTATTTGACCCGCACAGACTCGGtggtgtgtgtggtgtgtgtgtgtgtaggagGGGGTGGGGGAGGTGCCTCTTACTCATCCATGCCTTTTTTTATTCGAATTTCTGAATCACTTTCATATACTTTTTTTCCAAGTGGCTCCAGTATCCAGAAACTATGCACACATTactactatatactatatatatgtctgtatatatatatatctctgTTCCGATCGGATAGTTGAGATACACAGACGCATTGCCGAAgaattgaaaagtttttagTTTCGAAAAATATACGGAGAGGTGCGTACAGGGCTACAAagtataaattttcattttccggAAAAATTTAAGATTAGATTTCGCAAAAAAAAGTACCACTCGGTGTCAGTCTTTAATTTCTTGGTATGTTTTCTTGGGAAATTAATTTCCCTCTGTCGCCACAATTCCTCTAAACTtgataggtttttttttaataaaaataaagttagttagttagtatccctagtttttttttgaatttggaaattccaaaaatgaaaaaaaaaccggGAGATCAATGGGGCAAGAGAGAGGGAAATAGGGCAGACGAGTGAGAGGTGgctgggtggttgggtggtggGGATATTGGTGGGCCGAGAGGGAGTGAAAGAAACAACAAGCTTCGCACCGAATAGGAACAATGTAAACAAAGTTCCCATTCCACAGGCAAATTACCAAATTACCCGATGATGAAGTCAATTGTTGtatacaataaaaatttgtgtGTGTTGTTGCTGCGATGCTCCTCCCGATATATTGTTATTGTTCTACagaccaaaaaaataattaaatataattaaattttattaaatttattatttttacatttgagaataagtattttttaatatttttatcctTAAACTCTCTTTGAAAATCtctttttctctttcttttaAACTTCCCTTAGGGACTTTCATCTTTCTCTTTACTAAACTTCCTAAAAGCTTATATATTTCCCTTAAGGACTTTGATCCTCTTCTCTTTTCTCTTTACTCTCTTTAACTTCAACTTAAAGCCTGCATTTTCGTCCTAGAGATGctcttgtttgtttgttttctaaagttttaaaaaatgtttaaaaatgtaatttttgcatttcttGCAGTGTAATGTTTCTCCGGTGTccaattgttgttgtttcgttttgttttcctttttcgaAAGTTTTTCTAGTTCGCCTGCTGCTTAGACGggctgtttctttttttttttgttatttttttctccccCAATATTTTGTACGGTTGCTCGCTTGGCTGACTGCCCCTGCCTCCAATACAATAGCCGATCCTCCCACAGCACCCCTGGCCCGCTCCCGCTCCTCCAGCCATTGGCTatcacctcctcctcctccatacTCCTCCTCCGCCGTATTTTTTTAATGGGGTGGGGATGGGTGGTATATGTGGGATGTGTGTGAATGCAGAGAATTCAGTTTTAGTACAAATTCGGCGCAGGAACGAGCAACGCGCCCTCTTTCCGACCACAAAGTACCACGCGATGTTCCCACCCAGACCAACCGATCATCCTCTCCAGCTTCCGATCACCATTCCCCTAACCGCTCCCTCCCATCCGGATGCGATTGTCCATCCAACGGCTACTGATACTGATGATTCCATTATCCTGGACAGTCTTGACTTGGACTTGGATGGGGCGACGGTCGATGTCGATGATAGCCGGAAGGAGCTATTCGAGGGCTATTCGGAGGAGCTGCTCACCTTCGCCTGGCTGGCCTGCATAGTCTTCATTATTGTGGGTGTTCCCGGGAATCTTCTAACCATTATTGCCCTATCCCGTGGCCGTCAGACCCGCAACTCCACCGCCATTTTCATCATTAATCTGTCCTGTTCGGATCTCCTTTTTGGATGCTTCAATCTTCCCCTGGCCGCGTCCACGTTCATAAAGAGGGCCTGGACTCATGGTGATTTTCTGTGCCGATTGTTTCCCATGTTGCGTTACGGTTTATTGGCCGTGTCATTGCTTTCCGTCTCACTGATCACCATCAACCGGTACATCATCATCGCCCATCCCCGCCAGTACCCCAGGTGAGTGCCAGTACTCCTACTACCCAGTACCCAGGGAGAGATCCAGATTCCCAAACCAAAAACTGTCTCGATTTATTTTTAGGATCTACCAGAGACGATACTTGGCTTTAATGGTGGCTGGGACATGGGTCACAACCTTCTCCATCATGATACCCACGTGGCGCGGTGTCTGGGGGCGATTCGGTCTGGACGATAGCATTGGATCCTGCTCCATTCTCCACGATCGCTACAGCAGATCCCCCAAGGAGTTCCTCTTCATTGCCGCCTTCATGGTGCCATGTATCTGCATCGTGATCTGCTATGCCCGGATCTTCCTGCTGGTGAGGAAGGCGGCGATGCGGGCCGGGATGGCCAACAAGAGTAATCTCAGCGAGGTGACCACCCCAAGTTCCCAGAATCAATCCCAGGCCATGCCGAAGAGGCCGGAGAAGGCGAGTACTTCCAGTGGGGAGGTCCAGGCGAGTCCCCAGCAGGAGCCACGACCCTTTGTGgtggaggagcacatggcctACATCGATGACAATGCCTCGGCGAATAGTTTGCCCATCTCCTACAGTATTCGGAGGAGGGAACAGGATCAGCAGCAGGTCCCAGTGGATGTCAATGTGGTGTTGCGGGAAAAGGAGCGAGAACGAGAACGAGAACGAGAACGAGAACGGGAACGGGCGAAGGAGCTGGAGAAGATTAGCCTGGGAAGGAGTCAGACCCAGCTGGAGTTGAACAAGAATTCCGGGTAAGTGATGGCCTATCCACTATCTTATCCCTAATATTGACCCGTAGAACCCGTCTGCAGTAAAAATCCCATCACCACATCCCTGCGCACCTCCTTCACCCGGTTCAGTCCTCGGAAATCGCACTACGCCTCCATGGGCAACACCTCCAACGCCTCCTCCATTTATCCCGGCAAGATGAGTGCCAAGGATCGACGTCTTCTCAAGATG
Encoded here:
- the LOC6504859 gene encoding G-protein coupled receptor moody, with the translated sequence MCVNAENSVLVQIRRRNEQRALFPTTKYHAMFPPRPTDHPLQLPITIPLTAPSHPDAIVHPTATDTDDSIILDSLDLDLDGATVDVDDSRKELFEGYSEELLTFAWLACIVFIIVGVPGNLLTIIALSRGRQTRNSTAIFIINLSCSDLLFGCFNLPLAASTFIKRAWTHGDFLCRLFPMLRYGLLAVSLLSVSLITINRYIIIAHPRQYPRIYQRRYLALMVAGTWVTTFSIMIPTWRGVWGRFGLDDSIGSCSILHDRYSRSPKEFLFIAAFMVPCICIVICYARIFLLVRKAAMRAGMANKSNLSEVTTPSSQNQSQAMPKRPEKASTSSGEVQASPQQEPRPFVVEEHMAYIDDNASANSLPISYSIRRREQDQQQVPVDVNVVLREKERERERERERERERAKELEKISLGRSQTQLELNKNSGKNPITTSLRTSFTRFSPRKSHYASMGNTSNASSIYPGKMSAKDRRLLKMILVIFVWFVVCYLPITVAKIWKSATEVHWFNIAGYLLIYLTTCINPLIYVLMSSEYRRAYWNLLRCHGAPDPHQQRLANAKRKHLESNRQVKATT